Genomic window (Diabrotica undecimpunctata isolate CICGRU chromosome 6, icDiaUnde3, whole genome shotgun sequence):
GTGATTATGATGAAAATCACAttattaattaactaatatttgatgtttcgatttccactccggagaTCCGTGAAAAATTTAACCATGCCAgaagaaagtagtttcagaaccttgcAAAATATATTCTCCAAACCATTTATCCTATTCTGTTCTCAAACAATTCGTAAAATTGTTTCCCTGGGTGACGTCACGGTGACATATTTAATTCTGTTAACATCAGAGTTACCATGCAACCTGTCTTTTAATATCCTTGTTTAATGACAGAACATAGAGTGACAACCAGACAACCACAGCACACTCCCACCAGGTTTAATTGATCTGTGGTGAGAACGAACAACGCGCAGGAACGAGATTAGCAATGCCACCAAACGGAAGGGTGCATAAATAAAAACGTGCGTTGACCTTAGCTATCTTTGTTACTAATGTATGAAGTCCATGTTTTCTTGACACTTAAAAGAAGAACAGAACAGATGAATCATTAATCATTAATTTGATGTCATATGTCAAATAACAATCTATAAGACTATAAGTCAGTTGCACTTGgaaaattattgattttatttattaatatatccAGTATCTTAAATTAAGAGTGAGCATTAACCGAGTCCAACAGAAAAACCGCTACATCATATTTACTAAACAACATATCAATGGAGAAGTCACCGCAAGAACTGGTAGATCAAGATCTACAAGAGGAAGGTCAATTTGTTGTAGACGATGttagtaaaataattaaagatgctATTGAAACTGTAATCGGCGGAAACGGGTACCAACAAAACAAGGTAAACAATTGGACGACTGAAGTTGTTGAATCCTGTACAGCTGAACTA
Coding sequences:
- the Dlc90F gene encoding dynein light chain Tctex-type; its protein translation is MEKSPQELVDQDLQEEGQFVVDDVSKIIKDAIETVIGGNGYQQNKVNNWTTEVVESCTAELTKLMKPYKYIVTCTIMQKNGAGLHTASSCYWDNNTDGSCTVRWENKTMFCIVSVYGLAI